Proteins co-encoded in one Saccharomyces cerevisiae S288C chromosome II, complete sequence genomic window:
- the ALG14 gene encoding N-acetylglucosaminyldiphosphodolichol N-acetylglucosaminyltransferase anchoring subunit ALG14 (Component of UDP-GlcNAc transferase; required for second step of dolichyl-linked oligosaccharide synthesis; anchors catalytic subunit Alg13p to ER membrane; localizes to the peroxisome; similar to bacterial and human glycosyltransferases; both human homologs ALG13 and ALG14 are required to complement yeast alg14 mutant; mutations of human ALG14 cause congenital myasthenic syndrome) translates to MKTAYLASLVLIVSTAYVIRLIAILPFFHTQAGTEKDTKDGVNLLKIRKSSKKPLKIFVFLGSGGHTGEMIRLLENYQDLLLGKSIVYLGYSDEASRQRFAHFIKKFGHCKVKYYEFMKAREVKATLLQSVKTIIGTLVQSFVHVVRIRFAMCGSPHLFLLNGPGTCCIISFWLKIMELLLPLLGSSHIVYVESLARINTPSLTGKILYWVVDEFIVQWQELRDNYLPRSKWFGILV, encoded by the coding sequence ATGAAAACGGCCTACTTGGCGTCATTGGTGCTCATCGTATCGACAGCATATGTTATTAGGTTGATAGCGATTCTGCCTTTTTTCCACACTCAAGCAGGTACAGAAAAGGATACGAAAGATGGAGTTAACCTACTGAAAATACGAAAATCGTCAAAGAAACCGCTCAAGATTTTTGTATTCTTAGGATCGGGAGGTCATACTGGTGAAATGATCCGTCTTCTAGAAAATTACCAGGATCTTTTACTGGGTAAGTCGATTGTGTACTTGGGTTATTCTGATGAGGCTTCCAGGCAAAGATTCGCCCactttataaaaaaatttggtcaTTGCAAAGTAAAATACTATGAATTCATGAAAGCTAGGGAAGTTAAAGCGACTCTCCTACAAAGTGTAAAGACCATCATTGGAACGTTGGTACAATCTTTTGTGCACGTGGTTAGAATCAGATTTGCTATGTGTGGTTCCCCTCATCtgtttttattgaatgGGCCTGGAACATGCTGTATAATATCCTTTTGGTTGAAAATTATGGAACTTCTTTTGCCCCTGTTGGGTTCCTCCCATATAGTTTATGTAGAATCGCTGGCAAGGATTAATACTCCTAGTCTGACCggaaaaatattatattggGTAGTGGATGAATTCATTGTCCAGTGGCAAGAATTGAGGGACAATTATTTACCAAGATCCAAGTGGTTCGGCATCCTTGTTTAA
- a CDS encoding uncharacterized protein (hypothetical protein found in the cytoplasm and bud neck; mRNA expression may be regulated by the cell cycle and/or cell wall stress; overexpression of YBR071W affects endocytic protein trafficking), with translation MLRRSKNSSTNTNADTKKRQSMHLGSKSSLISLTSEFGHGHSKTKQKKEEGTAPSQFLSPTNKRSTSSQSKLKRSSLLLDETLLKDYHSAMRHMQTNAAKEEKLRMAPSPTQSTRSESDASLSSTKSSISSIFSQDNDYSIHDLLYEDIEEMDKTDAFKINNTIAIDDSKALFVFCSNDSSSRTASIETLHESNLDNLDMGSSRRTSLDFF, from the coding sequence ATGCTAAGACGCTCTAAAAATTCCAGCACTAACACAAACGCAGACACCAAGAAAAGACAATCCATGCATTTAGGATCCAAAAGTTCGCTAATCTCGCTGACTAGCGAATTTGGCCATGGACACTCCAAGACGAAGCAGAAAAAGGAGGAGGGCACAGCTCCTTCTCAATTCCTGTCTCCTACGAATAAGAGAAGCACATCTAGTCAGTCAAAGTTAAAAAGGAGCAGCTTGTTACTGGACGAAACACTGCTTAAAGACTACCACTCGGCCATGAGGCACATGCAAACAAACGCTgcaaaggaagaaaagctGCGGATGGCTCCATCACCAACGCAGTCAACGAGGAGCGAATCAGACGCCAGTCTTTCCTCCACCAAGAGCTCGATCTCTTCCATATTTTCCCAAGATAATGACTATTCCATTCACGATTTGTTGTAcgaagatattgaagagATGGATAAAACAGAcgctttcaaaattaacaaCACAATAGCAATCGATGATTCTAAAGCTCTCTTTGTCTTCTGTTCAAACGACTCCTCCTCAAGGACAGCGTCTATCGAAACATTGCACGAATCAAATTTGGACAACCTGGATATGGGTTCCAGTAGAAGGACATCGTTGgactttttttaa
- the HSP26 gene encoding chaperone protein HSP26 (Small heat shock protein (sHSP) with chaperone activity; forms hollow, sphere-shaped oligomers that suppress unfolded proteins aggregation; long-lived protein that is preferentially retained in mother cells and forms cytoplasmic foci; oligomer activation requires heat-induced conformational change; also has mRNA binding activity), producing MSFNSPFFDFFDNINNEVDAFNRLLGEGGLRGYAPRRQLANTPAKDSTGKEVARPNNYAGALYDPRDETLDDWFDNDLSLFPSGFGFPRSVAVPVDILDHDNNYELKVVVPGVKSKKDIDIEYHQNKNQILVSGEIPSTLNEESKDKVKVKESSSGKFKRVITLPDYPGVDADNIKADYANGVLTLTVPKLKPQKDGKNHVKKIEVSSQESWGN from the coding sequence ATGTCATTTAACAGtccattttttgatttctttgacAACATCAACAACGAAGTTGATGCCTTTAACAGATTGCTGGGTGAAGGCGGCTTAAGAGGCTACGCACCAAGACGTCAGTTAGCAAACACACCCGCAAAGGATTCTACTGGCAAGGAAGTTGCTAGACCAAATAACTATGCTGGCGCTCTTTATGATCCCAGAGATGAAACCTTAGATGATTGGTTCGACAATGACTTGTCCCTGTTCCCATCTGGTTTCGGTTTCCCTAGAAGTGTCGCAGTTCCAGTTGATATTTTGGACCATGACAACAACTACGAGTTGAAAGTCGTGGTTCCTGGTGTCAAAAGCAAGAAGGACATTGATATTGAGTACCATCAAAACAAGAACCAAATTTTGGTTTCTGGTGAAATTCCATCTACCTTGAATGAAGAGAGTAAAGACAAGGTCAAGGTCAAGGAGAGCAGCTCTGGTAAGTTCAAGAGAGTCATCACTTTGCCAGACTACCCAGGTGTGGATGCAGACAACATTAAAGCAGACTACGCAAATGGTGTTTTGACATTAACAGTTCCAAAATTGAAGCCTCAGAAGGATGGTAAGAACCACGTCAAGAAGATTGAGGTTTCTTCTCAAGAATCGTGGGGTAACTAA
- a CDS encoding uncharacterized protein (hypothetical protein; identified by fungal homology and RT-PCR; localizes to cytosol and peroxisomes), with translation MHILTRSSKNAFPRSRSRQDIHISSHIHRDTSNSALLKILVITRTRLDSFVKT, from the coding sequence atgcATATATTAACGCGATCGAGTAAAAATGCCTTTCCCAGAAGTAGAAGTAGGCAAGACATCCATATTTCAAGCCACATCCATAGAGATACCTCCAACAGCGCGTTGTTGAAGATTTTGGTAATTACAAGAACGAGGTTAGATTCCTTCGTTAAAACTTAG
- the RDH54 gene encoding DNA-dependent ATPase RDH54 (DNA-dependent ATPase; DNA recombination/repair translocase, supercoils DNA, promotes DNA strand opening; stimulates strand exchange by modifying dsDNA topology; involved in recombinational repair of DNA double-strand breaks (DSBs) during mitosis, meiosis; implicated in cell divisions in telomerase-negative strains through adaptation to DNA damage, which allows bypass of cell cycle arrest and contributes senescence-specific genome instability; phosphorylated in response to DNA damage), translating to MAVISVKPRRREKILQEVKNSSVYQTVFDSGTTQMQIPKYENKPFKPPRRVGSNKYTQLKPTATAVTTAPISKAKVTVNLKRSISAGPTLNLAKKPNNLSSNENTRYFTIMYRKPTTKKHKTWSGDGYATLKASSDKLCFYNEAGKFLGSSMLPSDSDSLFETLFKAGSNEVQLDYELKENAEIRSAKEALSQNMGNPSPPTTSTTETVPSTKNDGGKYQMPLSQLFSLNTVKRFKSVTKQTNEHMTTVPKTSQNSKAKKYYPVFDVNKIDNPIVMNKNAAAEVDVIVDPLLGKFLRPHQREGVKFMYDCLMGLARPTIENPDIDCTTKSLVLENDSDISGCLLADDMGLGKTLMSITLIWTLIRQTPFASKVSCSQSGIPLTGLCKKILVVCPVTLIGNWKREFGKWLNLSRIGVLTLSSRNSPDMDKMAVRNFLKVQRTYQVLIIGYEKLLSVSEELEKNKHLIDMLVCDEGHRLKNGASKILNTLKSLDIRRKLLLTGTPIQNDLNEFFTIIDFINPGILGSFASFKRRFIIPITRARDTANRYNEELLEKGEERSKEMIEITKRFILRRTNAILEKYLPPKTDIILFCKPYSQQILAFKDILQGARLDFGQLTFSSSLGLITLLKKVCNSPGLVGSDPYYKSHIKDTQSQDSYSRSLNSGKLKVLMTLLEGIRKGTKEKVVVVSNYTQTLDIIENLMNMAGMSHCRLDGSIPAKQRDSIVTSFNRNPAIFGFLLSAKSGGVGLNLVGASRLILFDNDWNPSVDLQAMSRIHRDGQKKPCFIYRLVTTGCIDEKILQRQLMKNSLSQKFLGDSEMRNKESSNDDLFNKEDLKDLFSVHTDTKSNTHDLICSCDGLGEEIEYPETNQQQNTVELRKRSTTTWTSALDLQKKMNEAATNDDAKKSQYIRQCLVHYKHIDPARQDELFDEVITDSFTELKDSITFAFVKPGEICLREQ from the coding sequence ATGGCGGTAATAAGCGTTAAACCTCGACGAAGAGAGAAGATCCTACAGGAGGTAAAAAACAGCTCGGTATATCAAACGGTATTTGATTCCGGTACTACTCAAATGCAGATACCGAAATATGAGAACAAGCCATTCAAGCCTCCAAGAAGGGTTGGATCAAATAAGTACACACAACTCAAACCAACCGCCACTGCAGTCACAACAGCCCCTATATCTAAAGCCAAAGTTACTGTCAACTTGAAAAGAAGCATTTCGGCGGGACCTACTTTAAATCTTGCCAAGAAGCCGAATAATCTGTCCTCAAATGAAAACACTAGATATTTTACTATCATGTACAGGAAGCCTACTACCAAAAAGCACAAGACTTGGAGTGGTGATGGCTACGCTACCTTAAAAGCCAGTAGCGATAAGTTATGCTTTTATAACGAAGCAGGGAAATTTCTTGGGTCAAGTATGCTACCAAGTGATTCAGATTCTCTCTTCGAAACTCTTTTCAAAGCAGGCTCCAATGAAGTACAATTGGATTACGAATTGAAGGAAAATGCAGAAATACGTAGCGCCAAAGAAGCCTTATCACAAAACATGGGAAATCCCAGCCCACCGACCACAAGCACAACAGAAACAGTGCCTTCTACGAAGAATGACGGTGGCAAATACCAAATGCCTCTGTCTCAGCTGTTTTCACTAAACACTGTGAAAAGATTCAAATCAGTAACAAAGCAAACAAATGAACACATGACCACAGTACCTAAAACCAGTCAAAATTCCAAAGccaaaaaatattatccaGTATTTGATGTCAACAAAATCGATAATCCTATAGTAATGAACAAAAATGCAGCCGCTGAAGTTGACGTAATTGTTGATCCATTACTGGGCAAATTCTTGCGCCCTCATCAGAGGGAAGGGGTGAAGTTCATGTATGATTGCTTAATGGGCTTGGCAAGAccaactattgaaaatccGGATATCGATTGTACTACTAAAAGTTTAGTGTTAGAAAATGACTCAGATATTAGTGGATGCCTTTTGGCTGATGATATGGGTTTAGGTAAAACACTAATGAGTATAACTTTGATTTGGACATTAATTAGGCAAACTCCTTTTGCATCAAAAGTTTCATGTTCGCAATCAGGCATACCATTAACTGGACTTTGTAAGAAGATTTTAGTCGTTTGTCCCGTTACTTTAATAGgaaattggaaaagagaatttggaaaatggTTAAATTTGTCAAGAATAGGTGTTTTGACATTAAGCTCAAGGAATTCTCCTGATATGGATAAAATGGCTGtcagaaattttttaaaagtgCAACGAACTTATCAAGTCTTGATTATTGGCTACGAAAAACTCTTGAGTGTTTCTGAAGAAttagagaaaaataaacatTTGATTGACATGCTGGTGTGTGACGAAGGCCATCGACTAAAAAACGGGGCttctaaaattttaaataCGCTGAAGAGTTTAGACATAAGAAGGAAGCTTTTGCTTACGGGAACTCCTATACAAAATGATCTTAATGAGTTTTTCACTATTATAGATTTCATAAACCCAGGAATCCTTGGAAGCTTCgcttctttcaaaagaagattCATTATCCCTATAACTAGAGCCAGAGACACTGCAAACAGATACAACGAAGAATTGTTGGAAAAGGGGGAAGAAAGGTCAAAAGAGATGATAGAAATTACGAAAAGATTTATTTTGAGACGAACAAATGCGATTTTAGAAAAGTACCTTCCTCCAAAGACGGATATAATTTTATTCTGTAAACCATACAGCCAACAGATATTGGCATTCAAAGATATTTTGCAGGGCGCACGTTTAGATTTTGGACAATTGACGTTCAGTTCTTCGCTAGGACTAATAACATTACTGAAAAAGGTTTGTAACTCTCCTGGATTGGTTGGCTCAGATCCCTATTACAAATCACATATAAAGGATACCCAATCTCAGGACAGCTATAGTCGTTCTTTGAACTCTGGTAAGTTAAAGGTATTAATGACATTACTAGAAGGTATTAGGAAGGGTACCAAGGAGAAGGTCGTCGTAGTGTCTAACTACACTCAAACATTGGAtataattgaaaatttgatgaatATGGCTGGGATGTCACATTGCAGACTCGACGGTTCCATACCTGCTAAACAAAGGGACTCTATCGTCACATCTTTCAATCGGAATCCAGCCATATTTGGATTCTTGTTGAGTGCAAAATCGGGAGGTGTAGGATTGAATCTAGTCGGTGCTTCGCGACttattttatttgataATGATTGGAATCCTTCAGTAGATTTGCAAGCGATGTCACGAATTCATAGAGATGGTCAAAAAAAGCCGTGCTTCATATATAGACTTGTCACAACTGGGTGTATCGATGAGAAAATATTGCAAAGGCAATTAATGAAGAACAGTTTGAGCCAAAAATTTCTAGGTGACTCGGAGATGAGAAATAAAGaatcttctaatgatgatcttttcaataaagaGGACTTGAAGGACCTGTTTTCTGTCCATACAGATACCAAGAGTAACACACATGACTTAATTTGTTCTTGCGATGGTTTAGGTGAGGAAATTGAATATCCTGAAACAAATCAACAGCAGAACACCGTAGAGCTGAGAAAGCGTAGCACTACGACATGGACAAGTGCGCTGGatttacaaaagaaaatgaatgaaGCAGCCACCAACGATGATGCCAAAAAGTCACAATACATTAGGCAATGTCTCGTTCATTATAAGCATATCGATCCAGCAAGACAAGATGAATTATTTGATGAGGTTATCACAGATTCGTTCACCGAATTGAAAGATAGTATTACCTTTGCGTTTGTAAAGCCCGGCGAGATATGTCTCAGAGAACAATGA
- the PFF1 gene encoding Pff1p (Multi-spanning vacuolar membrane protease; glycosylated transmembrane protein bearing homology to M28 family of metalloproteases; has lumenal-facing protease domain; proposed role in vacuole physiology; targeted to vacuole via AP-3 pathway) has product MKLKSVFRSVLKYRKTNLSLLLLITYSIITLLYIFDHERYKLNLPKEDEHPEFNDLLETAWGDLQIITASFHPYTSKENDKVHDYLLKRVLEITGNSSFASVSDDKESERSILFQQQDPFNESSRFSRVTYFESSNILVKLEGKNPEEEGLLLSAHFDSVPTGYGATDDGMGVVSLLANLKYHIKHRPNRTLIFNFNNNEEFGLLGASTYFDHSWSNLTKYVINLEGTGAGGKAVLFRTSDTSTARIYQQSVKENPFGNSIYQQGFYSRYVRSETDYKIYEENGMRGWDVAFYKPRNLYHTIKDSIQYTSKASLWHMLHTSLQLSAYVASNSLDTADQTPACYFDFIGLKFFVISAKTLFYWNCIFLLVSPVVAIGLYLISRDRMTWKSYSWLSWTRFPLSLAAGIIVQKLFSNDIIRSNPLTFSRNYFWPISAFFTQVIFTSYVLINCSNFFFPCADMKSLSIIELFIILWTILLFTSKLLYSSDYRYTGLYPLSIFFLLSTIAAILRLLALALGMRTRKRLGRECRDHHSNYSSHSQIDMERDGQENLEQPQDQLTSSQDDQASIQDDNVSTTSAGPSHNVDEDHGMDSSSQQHDERVPLLKGSNSMEEGLSTRENSLKLEYTDYAWIIQFLLIVPIPSFILFNSVDVIMDALNHTVQEGSKATFDVLRFGMVGSILIALPILPFFYKVNYITISLTALLFLISASKTLLVHPFTNSNPLKVRFSQNIDLSQGNAASVHVLGREGNFLKPMLQDLPSIKYSSTHINCTSVTNGMELCMYDGMQPNLLSTNGNTNISSMVKVHVLHNNRNSTERSPYEPIVAELLLEVKENRACTLTFESRHQAKSPVREITVYQKKNSAPQKANITKTIKSASGINELQLHKLDFDQETYHIGVQWFPKLLTDGNVEDDKLGTKDELSVSISCYWGEYDSESVVNGTAVRKIPAFDELINYAPLSFSFTNEQKGLVIVKDAIIL; this is encoded by the coding sequence atgaaattaaaaagtGTATTCAGATCAGTTCTAAAGTACCGGAAAACAAATTTGAGTTTGCTTCTATTAATCACCTATTCGATTATTACGTTACTCTATATCTTTGATCATGAACGTTATAAACTCAATCTACCAAAAGAGGATGAGCACCCTGAATTCAATGACTTATTAGAAACAGCATGGGGGGACTTACAGATTATCACGGCCTCTTTTCATCCGTACACGtccaaagaaaatgataaagtACATGATTACTTGCTCAAAAGGGTTCTTGAAATTACAGGGAATTCTTCGTTTGCAAGTGTTTCAGATGACAAAGAAAGCGAGAGATCCATATTATTTCAGCAACAAGATCCTTTCAATGAGTCATCTAGGTTTTCGAGAGTGACATATTTTGAATCTTCTAATATATTAGTTAAGCTTGAGGGTAAAAATCCTGAGGAAGAAGGGTTACTTCTTTCAGCTCATTTCGACTCTGTACCCACAGGATATGGAGCTACCGATGACGGCATGGGTGTAGTGTCTTTACTAGCGAACCTCAAGTACCATATAAAGCACAGACCGAACAGGACTTTAATTTTCAActttaataataatgaagagTTTGGCCTACTAGGTGCATCAACTTATTTTGATCACTCATGGTCTAATTTAACCAAGTATGTGATAAATTTAGAGGGAACTGGTGCTGGTGGTAAAGCTGTACTGTTCCGAACTTCAGATACTTCAACAGCAAGAATATACCAACAGTCTGTTAAGGAAAATCCATTTGGTAACTCTATCTACCAGCAAGGTTTTTATAGCAGATATGTCAGGAGTGAGACAGACTACAAGATTTACGAAGAAAATGGCATGAGAGGCTGGGATGTCGCATTCTACAAACCGAGAAACCTTTATCATACCATAAAGGATTCAATACAATATACCTCCAAGGCATCTTTATGGCATATGCTACATACTTCCTTACAATTAAGTGCATATGTGGCTTCTAATTCATTGGATACAGCTGACCAAACGCCGGCTTgttattttgattttatcGGTTTGAAGTTTTTCGTTATAAGCGCTAAAACGCTTTTCTATTGGAACTGCATATTTCTATTAGTTTCACCCGTTGTGGCCATTGGCTTGTATTTAATTTCTCGTGATAGAATGACTTGGAAATCTTATTCATGGCTATCGTGGACACGCTTTCCTCTTTCATTAGCCGCTGGTATTATTGTCCAAAAGCTTTTCTCTAACGACATAATTCGTTCCAATCCTTTGACGTTCTCAAGGAACTACTTTTGGCCTATCTCGGCTTTTTTCACTCAAGTAATTTTTACCAGTTATGTTCTGATTAATTGctccaatttttttttcccctGTGCCGATATGAAAAGCCTATCAATTATCGAATTGTTCATTATTTTATGGACCATTTTACTTTTTACGTCGAAGTTATTGTATAGTTCCGACTATAGGTATACCGGGCTTTATCCTCTCTcgattttctttcttctgaGCACAATAGCTGCTATATTGAGACTACTTGCACTAGCGTTGGGAATGAGAACAAGGAAGAGGCTTGGTAGAGAATGTAGGGACCATCACTCCAATTACAGCTCCCATTCTCAAATAGATATGGAACGAGACGGTCAGGAAAACTTGGAACAACCCCAAGATCAACTTACATCGTCACAAGACGATCAAGCAAGTATCCAAGATGATAATGTGTCAACTACTTCAGCTGGCCCATCACATAATGTTGACGAGGATCATGGTATGGATTCATCGTCACAACAACATGATGAAAGGGTACCATTACTGAAGGGGTCTAATAGCATGGAGGAAGGATTGAGTACTAGAGAAAATTCTCTAAAACTTGAGTATACCGATTATGCCTGGATCATTCAATTTTTGCTAATTGTACCAATACCatcatttattttgtttaaCAGTGTGGATGTTATCATGGACGCACTAAACCATACTGTCCAGGAAGGAAGTAAGGCTACATTTGATGTACTCAGGTTCGGAATGGTGGGCAGTATTTTGATCGCGCTACCaattttaccttttttCTATAAGGTCAACTATATCACAATTTCTTTAACTGCACTgcttttcttgatttccGCATCCAAAACGCTCCTAGTGCACCCCTTTACCAATAGTAACCCATTAAAAGTAAGGttttctcaaaatattGATTTGTCTCAAGGGAACGCTGCCAGTGTACATGTCCTTGGAAGAgaaggaaattttttaaaaccTATGCTGCAAGATTTACCAAGTATAAAATATAGCTCTACACATATTAACTGTACTTCCGTAACCAATGGAATGGAACTTTGTATGTATGATGGAATGCAACCTAATTTATTGAGCACGAATGGAAATACGAACATCAGCAGTATGGTCAAGGTTCATGTTTTACATAATAACCGAAACTCAACAGAGAGATCTCCTTACGAACCAATAGTTGCAGAGTTACTTTTGGAGGTGAAGGAGAACAGGGCTTGCACTTTAACTTTTGAAAGTAGACATCAGGCGAAGTCACCTGTCAGAGAAATCACGGTatatcaaaagaaaaattcgGCCCCACAGAAAGCTAATATCACGAAGACGATCAAGTCTGCTTCTGGCATAAACGAACTGCAATTGCATAAACTTGATTTCGATCAGGAAACTTACCATATCGGAGTCCAGTGGTTTCCAAAACTTTTGACGGATGGAAATGTAGAGGATGACAAGTTGGGGACAAAAGACGAACTGTCTGTTTCTATTAGCTGTTATTGGGGAGAATATGATTCGGAATCGGTTGTAAATGGTACCGCTGTTAGGAAAATTCCAGCATTTGATGAATTGATAAATTACGCACCTCTAAGTTTTTCCTTTACCAACGAACAGAAAGGATTAGTTATTGTCAAGGATGCTATAATTTTATAA